Proteins encoded together in one Citromicrobium bathyomarinum window:
- a CDS encoding S41 family peptidase — MKLPVVARSLALVTAVAMIPIATAGMAQVDSRVAPEFAKLFATYQRIQASYVDEVDDEKLIRGAIDGMLASLDPHSAYLDGSDLERLETLIDGNYSGLGLSVVMEDGAVKVISPFRGSPAEKAGIKAGDFITHLDGKLIYGGDLDEAVQQMRGPAGTSINLTIFRPGSDEPIETSVTRGVIELEPVTYEVKDGKIGVITVNEFSRDVGADVFAAWNDIQREAGGRVNGLVLDLRSNPGGSLDEAIALSDLFLDEGRIVSQRGRARGESMSFNAETVYRGQIAKDVPLIVLIDAGSASASEIVAGALQDHRRALIMGERSFGKGSVQSLVPLGPDAALKLTTARYYTPSGHSVQEGGIKPDIRVPQLSDPDMERRRKYQLRESDLRGHLINEADLKDDDLENDIRQDPRFTQTAAELEEQGIEDFQLDYALKTLRRTTPSSVALRK; from the coding sequence ATGAAACTGCCCGTCGTCGCCCGCTCGCTCGCGCTGGTCACCGCCGTAGCGATGATTCCCATCGCCACCGCCGGCATGGCCCAGGTCGACAGCCGCGTGGCGCCCGAGTTCGCCAAGCTGTTCGCCACCTATCAGCGGATTCAGGCGAGCTATGTCGACGAAGTCGATGACGAGAAGCTGATTCGCGGCGCGATCGACGGGATGCTCGCGAGCCTCGATCCGCATTCGGCCTATCTCGACGGCAGCGATCTGGAGCGGCTCGAAACGCTGATCGACGGCAATTATTCAGGGCTCGGCCTGTCGGTCGTGATGGAAGACGGCGCGGTCAAGGTGATCAGCCCGTTCCGCGGCAGCCCCGCGGAAAAGGCCGGGATCAAGGCGGGCGACTTCATCACCCACCTTGATGGCAAGCTGATCTACGGCGGCGATCTGGACGAGGCGGTGCAGCAGATGCGCGGCCCCGCCGGCACCTCGATCAATCTGACGATCTTCCGCCCTGGCAGCGACGAGCCGATCGAAACCAGCGTGACGCGCGGCGTGATCGAGCTGGAGCCGGTCACCTACGAAGTGAAGGACGGCAAGATCGGGGTCATCACCGTCAACGAATTCTCGCGCGATGTCGGCGCGGACGTGTTTGCGGCGTGGAACGATATCCAGCGCGAGGCGGGCGGCCGGGTCAACGGCCTGGTGCTCGACCTGCGCTCCAACCCTGGCGGTTCGTTGGACGAGGCGATCGCGCTGTCGGACCTGTTCCTCGACGAGGGGCGGATCGTCTCGCAGCGCGGCCGTGCGCGGGGCGAATCGATGTCGTTCAACGCGGAGACGGTTTATCGTGGGCAGATCGCCAAGGATGTGCCACTGATCGTGCTGATCGACGCGGGCTCCGCCTCGGCAAGCGAGATCGTCGCGGGCGCGCTGCAGGATCACCGCCGCGCGCTGATCATGGGCGAACGCAGCTTCGGCAAGGGCAGCGTGCAGTCGCTGGTCCCGCTGGGGCCGGACGCCGCGCTCAAGCTGACCACCGCGCGTTACTACACGCCGTCGGGCCATTCGGTGCAGGAAGGCGGGATCAAGCCCGACATCCGTGTGCCGCAGCTGTCCGATCCGGACATGGAACGGCGCCGCAAGTACCAGCTGCGCGAAAGCGACCTGCGCGGTCACCTGATCAACGAGGCCGATCTGAAGGACGACGATCTGGAGAACGACATCCGCCAGGATCCGCGCTTCACCCAGACCGCCGCCGAGCTGGAAGAGCAGGGGATCGAGGATTTCCAGCTCGACTACGCGCTCAAGACGCTGCGCCGGACCACGCCCAGCTCGGTCGCGCTGCGCAAGTAG
- a CDS encoding peptidoglycan DD-metalloendopeptidase family protein encodes MSNEQQHRLTWRERMENWFPEREFFMRSQGQVRFIKISSKLQKRTAALALTASVAFVGSMGVMSVLQYRSSVERVALLEREADVATSEERLKAYRANIGEVTQDLEKRQDFIEGMIEMLPPDAVKHDNVTDSTNETDELVEKVSAAVPEAASLARIESRQLAFVEGLTRYADQRSRRAMWALRELGLDPDRMLASADTSARGGPLEALFGKDEQIDPRFERLGASLSRMATLEATLQGVPQFAPTKAAAVNSSYGYRRDPFTGRAAMHRGLDFPARMGAPIFATARGTVTFVGRKGGYGNVVEISHGQGLLTRYAHMSRFEARVGQRVEAGTVIGAIGSTGRSTGPHLHFEVRVNGTAVNPRTFLELAPDVLKKVRRNSGAQRTRTASDTQGNAGV; translated from the coding sequence TTGAGCAACGAACAGCAGCACCGGCTCACCTGGCGTGAGCGGATGGAAAACTGGTTTCCGGAGCGTGAGTTTTTCATGCGCTCGCAAGGCCAGGTCCGTTTCATCAAGATCAGTTCGAAACTTCAGAAACGCACCGCCGCACTGGCGCTGACCGCCTCGGTCGCCTTCGTGGGCAGCATGGGCGTGATGAGCGTGCTGCAATACCGCTCCAGCGTGGAGCGGGTCGCGCTGCTGGAGCGCGAGGCGGATGTCGCCACTTCGGAAGAGCGGCTGAAGGCCTACCGCGCCAATATCGGCGAGGTGACGCAGGATCTGGAGAAGCGGCAGGACTTCATCGAGGGCATGATCGAGATGCTGCCCCCCGATGCAGTCAAGCACGACAATGTCACCGACAGCACCAACGAGACCGACGAACTGGTCGAGAAGGTCTCCGCCGCAGTGCCCGAAGCGGCCTCGCTTGCGCGGATCGAATCACGCCAGCTCGCCTTCGTCGAAGGGCTGACCCGCTACGCCGACCAGCGATCGCGCCGCGCGATGTGGGCGCTGCGCGAGCTTGGCCTCGATCCGGACCGGATGCTCGCCTCGGCCGACACCAGCGCGCGCGGCGGCCCGCTCGAAGCGCTGTTCGGCAAGGACGAGCAGATCGATCCGCGATTCGAACGCCTCGGCGCGAGCCTGTCGCGCATGGCCACACTCGAAGCGACGCTGCAGGGCGTGCCGCAGTTCGCACCGACCAAGGCGGCGGCGGTCAATTCCTCCTACGGCTATCGCCGTGACCCCTTCACCGGGCGCGCCGCGATGCACCGCGGGCTGGACTTCCCCGCCAGGATGGGCGCGCCGATCTTCGCCACCGCGCGGGGAACCGTGACATTTGTGGGCCGAAAGGGCGGCTATGGTAACGTGGTCGAAATCAGCCACGGGCAAGGTCTCTTAACCCGTTACGCCCACATGTCGCGTTTTGAGGCGCGGGTCGGGCAGCGGGTTGAAGCAGGTACGGTTATCGGCGCAATCGGTAGCACCGGTCGTTCGACCGGCCCGCACTTGCATTTCGAGGTTCGAGTGAACGGCACAGCAGTCAATCCGCGCACATTCTTGGAGTTAGCCCCCGATGTTCTCAAAAAAGTCCGCCGAAACTCCGGCGCCCAGCGCACCCGCACGGCCAGCGACACCCAGGGCAACGCCGGTGTCTAA
- a CDS encoding nicotinate-nucleotide adenylyltransferase — protein sequence MTDRPPPPFHASTTRRRRRRVGLLGGSFNPAHGGHRRISLFAMDALGLDEVWWLVSPGNPLKPKEGMAPLAARYASAVAQARRAPIRVTAIERELGTRYTVDTIAALQNRFSAHEFVWLMGSDNLVTFHKWRAWRRIVSSVPIAVIARPGYEMATVASPAAAMLRRFRVDPAQLRKRGEWSAPILVTLRFDPDARSATAIRAGAPDWAADYRDAALRDQITHRPITDFSIDPEPGSA from the coding sequence TTGACCGACCGTCCGCCTCCACCATTCCACGCGTCCACCACCCGACGCAGGAGGCGGCGCGTCGGCCTGCTCGGGGGCAGCTTCAACCCGGCGCATGGCGGCCACCGGCGAATCTCGCTGTTCGCGATGGACGCGCTCGGGCTGGACGAGGTGTGGTGGCTGGTCTCGCCCGGCAATCCGCTCAAGCCGAAAGAGGGCATGGCTCCGCTGGCCGCGCGTTATGCCTCGGCGGTGGCGCAGGCGCGCCGCGCGCCGATCCGGGTGACCGCTATCGAGCGCGAGCTGGGCACGCGCTATACGGTCGACACCATCGCAGCGTTGCAGAATCGCTTCTCTGCCCACGAATTCGTGTGGCTGATGGGGTCTGACAATCTGGTGACATTCCACAAGTGGCGGGCGTGGCGCCGGATCGTATCGAGCGTGCCGATTGCGGTGATCGCCAGACCGGGGTATGAGATGGCAACCGTCGCCAGCCCCGCGGCGGCCATGCTGCGGCGTTTCCGGGTGGATCCGGCGCAGCTCAGGAAACGGGGCGAGTGGAGCGCACCTATTCTGGTGACATTGCGTTTTGATCCCGATGCCCGGTCCGCCACCGCGATTCGCGCTGGCGCGCCAGACTGGGCCGCCGATTATCGTGACGCTGCGCTCCGCGATCAGATTACCCATCGCCCCATCACAGATTTCAGTATCGATCCGGAGCCGGGCAGCGCATGA
- the wecB gene encoding UDP-N-acetylglucosamine 2-epimerase (non-hydrolyzing), translating into MARTNTNAPLKIAIVFGTRPEAIKLFPLIHLLREDPRFAPVVVSTGQHRAMLDQVLDIAQVVPDHDLAVMRADQSLDALTARLLTGIGETLDAESPDWVVVQGDTASAMCGALAAFYRKIPICHVEAGLRSGDIHHPWPEEVNRKVIGTMAALHCAPTQTAADALRRENIDTASIHVTGNTVIDALHWVLGAIKRKPDLAADLHTAAQRFAGKRIIGVTTHRRENFGEGMRAVARAIRAIAERDDTAVLFPVHLNPNVRATMHDELEGLDNVALLEPLDYPNFAALMQASTLMLTDSGGVQEEAPALGKPVLVMRATTERPEGVEAGTAKLVGTDPEAIQREVFRLLDDEAAYAAMAQAHNPFGDGHSSQRIAQLMAQH; encoded by the coding sequence ATGGCCCGCACGAACACCAACGCGCCGCTCAAGATTGCAATCGTCTTCGGCACCCGGCCGGAGGCGATCAAGCTCTTCCCGCTGATCCACCTGCTGCGCGAAGACCCGCGCTTTGCGCCTGTAGTCGTCTCTACCGGGCAGCACCGCGCAATGCTCGATCAGGTGCTCGATATTGCGCAGGTTGTGCCCGATCACGATCTCGCGGTGATGCGCGCGGACCAGAGCCTCGACGCGCTGACCGCGCGGCTTCTGACCGGAATCGGCGAAACGCTGGATGCCGAGTCGCCCGACTGGGTGGTCGTGCAGGGCGACACGGCCAGTGCGATGTGCGGCGCACTCGCCGCGTTTTACCGCAAAATCCCGATCTGCCATGTCGAGGCGGGCCTGCGCAGCGGCGACATCCACCATCCCTGGCCCGAAGAGGTCAACCGCAAGGTGATCGGCACGATGGCCGCGCTCCACTGCGCACCGACGCAGACCGCCGCCGACGCGCTACGACGCGAGAATATCGACACTGCCAGCATTCACGTCACCGGCAACACGGTGATCGACGCGCTCCACTGGGTACTCGGCGCGATCAAGCGTAAGCCCGATCTTGCGGCGGATCTGCACACGGCGGCGCAGCGCTTTGCAGGCAAGCGGATCATAGGCGTCACCACCCACCGCCGCGAGAATTTCGGCGAGGGGATGCGCGCGGTTGCCCGGGCGATCCGCGCGATCGCGGAGCGGGACGACACCGCCGTGCTGTTCCCCGTCCACCTCAACCCCAATGTCCGCGCCACCATGCATGACGAGTTGGAGGGGCTGGACAATGTCGCGCTGCTCGAACCACTCGACTATCCCAATTTCGCCGCGCTGATGCAGGCGAGCACGCTGATGCTGACCGACAGCGGCGGCGTGCAGGAAGAAGCGCCCGCACTGGGCAAGCCGGTGCTGGTGATGCGCGCGACGACCGAGCGGCCCGAAGGGGTCGAGGCAGGCACGGCCAAGCTGGTCGGCACCGATCCCGAAGCGATCCAGCGCGAGGTCTTCCGCCTGCTCGACGACGAGGCTGCCTATGCTGCGATGGCGCAGGCGCACAATCCGTTCGGCGATGGCCACTCATCGCAGCGGATCGCGCAGCTGATGGCTCAGCACTAA
- a CDS encoding 23S rRNA (pseudouridine(1915)-N(3))-methyltransferase RlmH yields the protein MLLHIIARGKIGRSAEAQLVDRYLTRIAWDTKLTELPDTGGKIPPTKDPHRTVALDEKGRDLSSEQLAEILGQWRDGGIRETRFLIGAADGHSEAQRQEADLLLAFGSATWPHLLARAMLAEQLYRATSILAGHPYHRAG from the coding sequence ATGCTGCTTCACATCATCGCGCGCGGCAAGATCGGACGCTCGGCCGAGGCACAGCTGGTCGACCGCTATCTGACGCGGATTGCGTGGGACACCAAACTGACCGAACTGCCCGACACCGGCGGCAAAATCCCGCCGACCAAGGATCCGCACCGCACCGTCGCGCTCGACGAGAAAGGGCGCGATCTTTCCTCCGAACAGCTTGCCGAAATCCTCGGCCAGTGGCGCGATGGTGGGATTCGCGAGACGCGTTTCCTGATCGGTGCCGCCGACGGGCATAGCGAGGCCCAGCGCCAGGAGGCGGACCTGCTGCTCGCATTCGGCAGCGCGACCTGGCCGCACCTGCTGGCGCGCGCGATGCTGGCCGAACAGCTCTATCGCGCGACGAGCATTCTTGCAGGACATCCCTATCATCGGGCAGGGTAG
- a CDS encoding long-chain fatty acid--CoA ligase, producing MDVSSSNYHHPRPWDTPIESTTMPALLARAVAAHPDRTLIDFLGRKLSYQAMHAEARRFAAGLQAAGIGRGDRVGLFLPNVPIYLSAYYGAMLAGATVVNFSPLYSVDELSHQVEDSGTRLLVTVDANALYGTAQAVLEGSSLETLVVGELAGMLPTLKALGLKLFKRSAIAKPAYGKSIVRWDGMLPRSEPTPLDITPDEIALLQYTGGTTGRPKGAMLSHGNLAANAQQVDAIDPFERDEPDIIMGALPLFHVFANTCVLNRSIVRGATIAMVPRFEAGDVLKTLSRANVTGFPGVPTMFQALLDHPKAATTDFSSLRISISGGAPLADPLRDKFETLSGVRLVEGYGLTESSGVVSTNPYLATRKTGTIGQPIPGTRLLLLDKEDETKLAPEGEPGELAINGPQIMQGYWNLPEADAEVFIEHQGRKWLRTGDVARIDADGFIEIVDRIKDMIAVGGFKVFPSQVEDVLQTHPAIRDVLVIGVPDDYHGEVPRAYATLQPDQEAPTAEALRDWLNTRVGKHERVDQVVIRKELPVTMVGKLDRKALRAEVLG from the coding sequence ATGGATGTAAGCAGCAGCAATTATCACCACCCGCGCCCGTGGGACACGCCCATCGAATCGACCACCATGCCCGCGCTGCTGGCGCGGGCGGTGGCGGCGCACCCTGACCGCACGCTGATCGATTTCCTCGGCCGCAAGCTCAGCTATCAGGCAATGCATGCCGAGGCGCGGCGCTTTGCCGCTGGACTGCAGGCGGCGGGGATCGGGCGCGGCGACCGGGTCGGGCTGTTCCTGCCCAACGTGCCGATCTACCTTTCCGCCTATTACGGCGCGATGCTGGCGGGCGCGACGGTGGTCAATTTCTCGCCGCTCTATTCGGTCGACGAGCTTTCGCATCAGGTGGAGGATTCGGGCACCCGGCTGCTGGTCACGGTCGACGCGAACGCGCTTTACGGCACCGCGCAGGCGGTGCTCGAAGGTTCTTCGCTGGAAACGCTGGTGGTGGGCGAACTCGCCGGCATGCTGCCGACGCTCAAGGCGCTGGGCCTCAAGCTGTTCAAACGTAGCGCGATCGCCAAGCCCGCCTATGGGAAGAGCATCGTGCGCTGGGACGGGATGCTGCCGCGCAGCGAGCCGACCCCGCTCGACATCACGCCCGACGAAATCGCGCTGCTGCAATATACCGGCGGCACCACGGGCCGGCCCAAGGGCGCGATGCTGAGCCACGGCAACCTTGCTGCCAATGCCCAGCAGGTCGATGCGATCGACCCGTTCGAGCGTGACGAGCCGGACATCATCATGGGCGCGCTGCCGCTGTTCCATGTCTTTGCGAACACCTGTGTGCTCAACCGCAGCATCGTGCGCGGGGCAACCATCGCGATGGTGCCGCGGTTCGAAGCGGGCGACGTACTCAAGACGCTCAGTCGCGCAAATGTGACCGGTTTCCCGGGCGTGCCGACCATGTTTCAGGCGCTGCTCGACCATCCCAAGGCGGCGACGACCGACTTCTCCTCGCTCAGAATCAGCATTTCGGGCGGCGCGCCGCTGGCCGATCCGCTGCGCGACAAGTTCGAGACGCTCTCCGGCGTGCGGCTGGTCGAAGGTTATGGCCTGACCGAGAGTTCTGGCGTGGTTTCGACCAATCCCTACCTCGCCACGCGCAAGACGGGCACCATCGGTCAGCCGATTCCGGGCACGAGACTGCTGTTGCTCGACAAGGAGGACGAAACGAAGCTCGCCCCCGAGGGTGAGCCGGGCGAGCTGGCGATCAACGGCCCGCAGATCATGCAGGGTTACTGGAACCTGCCCGAAGCCGACGCCGAGGTGTTCATCGAGCATCAGGGCCGCAAGTGGCTGCGTACCGGCGATGTCGCGCGGATCGATGCGGACGGCTTCATCGAGATCGTCGACCGGATCAAGGACATGATCGCGGTCGGCGGGTTCAAGGTCTTCCCCAGCCAGGTGGAGGACGTGCTCCAGACCCATCCCGCCATTCGCGACGTGCTGGTGATCGGGGTGCCAGACGATTACCACGGTGAGGTTCCGCGCGCCTACGCGACGCTGCAACCCGATCAGGAAGCCCCCACCGCCGAGGCGCTGCGCGACTGGCTCAACACCCGCGTGGGCAAGCACGAGCGGGTCGACCAGGTGGTGATTCGCAAGGAACTGCCGGTGACGATGGTCGGCAAGCTCGACCGCAAGGCGCTGAGGGCTGAAGTGCTTGGCTGA
- a CDS encoding polymer-forming cytoskeletal protein codes for MLGADVTITGNIAASTELHIDGTVEGDIDCASLVQGEASQIAGEVKAESARLAGRVDGSIHARELVILRSATINGDVHYEALTVEQGASVQGRFAPREAGSASASSSQASAQSESSSESTSSAGGSTTADLGISPFSSDDSSDEKSASASANYY; via the coding sequence GTGCTCGGCGCCGACGTCACCATCACCGGTAACATCGCGGCCTCGACCGAACTGCATATCGACGGCACGGTCGAAGGCGATATCGACTGCGCCTCGCTGGTGCAGGGCGAAGCCAGCCAGATCGCCGGCGAAGTGAAGGCGGAAAGCGCGCGCCTTGCCGGGCGGGTCGACGGATCGATCCACGCGCGTGAGCTGGTGATCCTGCGCAGCGCGACGATCAACGGCGATGTCCACTACGAAGCGCTGACCGTGGAACAGGGTGCCTCGGTCCAGGGCCGTTTCGCCCCGCGCGAAGCCGGTTCCGCCAGTGCCTCTTCGAGCCAGGCGAGCGCCCAGAGCGAGAGCAGCAGCGAAAGCACCTCTTCGGCGGGCGGTTCGACCACCGCCGATCTGGGCATTTCGCCCTTCTCCTCGGATGACTCCTCGGACGAGAAGAGTGCCAGCGCGAGCGCCAACTACTACTGA
- a CDS encoding disulfide bond formation protein B, which translates to MIDTPTARTARWIVLLVPALLLGGAYVSQYVFGLYPCEMCWWQRYPHFAALALALLAFIAPPQRVWIALAALAIIASGLIGLFHAGVEYHWWQGITGCAAIPSASEGGSALDAIMNTPLVRCDEAAWRLFGISLAGYNFLISTAAGIAAISLLAKKGKRA; encoded by the coding sequence ATGATCGATACGCCCACCGCGCGCACCGCACGCTGGATCGTCCTGCTCGTCCCCGCGCTGCTCCTGGGCGGGGCCTATGTCAGCCAGTACGTCTTCGGCCTGTACCCGTGCGAAATGTGCTGGTGGCAGCGCTATCCGCATTTTGCTGCGTTGGCACTGGCGCTGCTCGCCTTCATCGCCCCTCCCCAGCGGGTCTGGATCGCCCTTGCGGCGCTGGCGATCATCGCCTCGGGCCTGATCGGCCTGTTTCACGCAGGGGTGGAGTATCACTGGTGGCAGGGGATCACCGGCTGCGCGGCAATCCCCTCGGCCAGCGAAGGGGGCAGTGCGCTCGACGCGATCATGAACACGCCGCTGGTGCGCTGCGACGAGGCGGCGTGGCGACTGTTCGGGATCTCGCTGGCGGGCTATAACTTCCTGATATCGACTGCGGCGGGAATCGCCGCGATTTCGCTGCTGGCGAAGAAGGGCAAGCGCGCATGA
- the rsfS gene encoding ribosome silencing factor, translating into MTEDRSDALHALVMQQLDDDQAQDIVSIDLAGKSSMADHMVVASGRSTRQVASIAQKLAEKIKQDGYGSVRLEGLPAADWVVIDAGDVVIHLFRPEVRSFYNIERMWSFGDDENRTVAGNA; encoded by the coding sequence ATGACTGAAGACAGGTCCGACGCGCTCCACGCGCTGGTGATGCAGCAGCTCGACGACGATCAGGCTCAGGACATCGTCAGCATCGACCTGGCCGGCAAATCGAGCATGGCCGATCACATGGTGGTCGCCTCCGGCCGGTCGACCCGGCAGGTCGCCTCGATCGCGCAGAAGCTGGCCGAGAAGATCAAGCAGGACGGCTACGGCTCGGTCCGGCTCGAAGGCTTGCCCGCCGCCGACTGGGTGGTGATCGATGCGGGCGACGTGGTGATCCACCTGTTCCGCCCCGAAGTGCGCAGCTTCTACAATATCGAGCGGATGTGGTCCTTTGGCGACGACGAGAACCGGACCGTCGCAGGCAACGCCTAG
- a CDS encoding demethoxyubiquinone hydroxylase family protein, which produces MKDHIHRMIRVDQAGEFGATRIYAGQLAVMGDRGPHSGEIAAMARQEDEHHEAFNRLVAERGVRPTALHPFWSVAGYALGAATALIGPKAAMACTAAVETEIDLHYSKQLDELKDADEDPELQGMIEQFREEEREHHDAAIAAGAEETPGYPLLSAAIRLGCRAAIRLSERV; this is translated from the coding sequence ATGAAAGACCATATCCACCGGATGATCCGGGTCGATCAGGCAGGCGAGTTCGGCGCAACGCGCATCTATGCCGGGCAGCTGGCGGTGATGGGCGATCGCGGGCCGCATTCGGGCGAGATCGCCGCGATGGCGCGGCAGGAAGACGAACATCACGAAGCGTTCAACCGGCTGGTCGCAGAGCGGGGCGTGCGCCCGACCGCGCTGCACCCGTTCTGGTCCGTCGCCGGCTATGCGCTGGGCGCGGCGACCGCGCTGATCGGGCCCAAGGCCGCGATGGCCTGCACCGCCGCGGTCGAGACCGAGATCGACCTGCATTATTCCAAACAGCTCGACGAGCTGAAGGATGCCGACGAAGATCCCGAACTGCAGGGCATGATCGAACAGTTTCGCGAGGAAGAGCGTGAGCATCACGATGCCGCGATCGCTGCTGGGGCAGAGGAAACCCCCGGCTATCCGCTGCTCTCTGCCGCGATCCGGCTGGGCTGCCGCGCCGCGATCCGCCTGTCCGAGCGGGTGTGA
- a CDS encoding peptidoglycan DD-metalloendopeptidase family protein, with amino-acid sequence MLHRLALLAAPIAAIALVVAAPQVRGQGVEAYENADAVRAAIERAQQASQRAAQRARSLEAAAAEAEQEAAKVARQSAALAARIQETEAQIAVAQGRLSLIARQQRALDARLAERREPLIRLTGALQNVSRRPLVLSVFRPGSIRDSMYLRAVLETTIPEVRGRTAALRGEIDRSRALRDRAETLLAKLAEEEGRLALRRKQLAEIETRKRLAARRRGGEADRQEERALAFAEQARDLDGLVARIDAAGTLREELAALPGPVMRPSDPGRARTRAIPMPAPTREQIRSPAGLRLPVDGRTLRGFGSVDSSGVRSDGILLRAGGGAQVVTPAPGRVAFAGPFRGYGRIVIVEHPGGWTSLVTGLARTDVTVGEQLTEGASLGVAPSAGGPIGFELRLGGRPANPLDHLSN; translated from the coding sequence GTGCTACACCGCCTCGCCCTGCTTGCCGCGCCGATTGCCGCGATCGCGCTGGTCGTCGCCGCGCCGCAGGTGCGTGGGCAGGGCGTCGAGGCCTACGAGAATGCGGACGCGGTGCGCGCCGCGATCGAGCGGGCGCAGCAGGCGTCGCAGCGGGCTGCTCAGCGCGCCCGCTCGCTTGAAGCTGCTGCCGCCGAGGCGGAGCAGGAGGCAGCGAAGGTCGCCCGCCAGTCCGCCGCGCTTGCCGCACGGATTCAGGAAACCGAGGCGCAGATCGCGGTGGCGCAAGGCCGCCTGTCGCTGATCGCGCGCCAGCAGCGCGCGCTCGATGCACGGCTGGCCGAGCGGCGCGAACCGCTGATCCGACTGACCGGCGCGTTGCAGAACGTCTCGCGCAGGCCGCTGGTGCTGTCGGTGTTCCGACCCGGATCGATCCGCGACAGCATGTATCTGCGCGCGGTTCTGGAGACGACCATCCCCGAAGTGCGCGGGCGCACCGCCGCGCTGCGCGGAGAGATCGACCGCAGCCGCGCGCTGCGTGATCGGGCCGAAACCCTGCTCGCCAAGCTGGCCGAGGAAGAGGGGCGCCTCGCGCTGCGCCGCAAGCAGCTGGCCGAGATCGAGACCCGCAAGCGGCTCGCCGCGCGCCGCCGGGGCGGGGAGGCCGACCGGCAGGAAGAGCGCGCGCTCGCCTTCGCCGAACAGGCGCGCGATCTGGACGGGCTGGTGGCGCGGATAGATGCAGCGGGCACATTGCGTGAGGAGCTGGCCGCGCTACCCGGCCCGGTGATGCGCCCGTCCGACCCGGGTCGTGCGCGCACACGCGCCATACCGATGCCCGCACCGACGCGCGAGCAGATCCGCTCGCCCGCAGGCCTGCGCCTGCCGGTCGATGGGCGCACGCTGCGCGGTTTCGGATCGGTCGACAGCTCGGGCGTGCGCAGCGATGGCATCCTGCTGCGCGCGGGCGGCGGAGCGCAGGTCGTCACCCCCGCACCGGGCCGGGTCGCCTTTGCCGGGCCGTTTCGCGGCTATGGCCGGATCGTTATCGTCGAACACCCGGGCGGCTGGACCAGCCTCGTCACCGGGCTCGCGCGCACCGACGTGACCGTGGGCGAGCAGCTGACCGAAGGCGCATCGCTGGGGGTCGCCCCGTCTGCGGGCGGTCCGATCGGGTTCGAACTGCGGCTGGGCGGGCGCCCGGCGAACCCTCTCGACCACCTGTCGAACTGA